In Aminobacterium sp. MB27-C1, a single genomic region encodes these proteins:
- a CDS encoding carboxylesterase/lipase family protein: MHFKKYVRFLALRSLYFTAFCLIISAGVLLPYMVLSSPAFCAVEPTVTPLPMVHVEEGLLAGFEEDDVIKFLGVPYAQPPVDDLRWKPPQPLLTWDGLKYAQKFAPSCPQPLLYNEPTSEDCLYLNIWTPSLDGSLPVMVWIHGGFFSRGSGSLFSFDGTTFAQTKRVLLITINYRLGAFGFLAHPALSSESALHTSGNYGLLDQVAALQWIQKNIRQFGGDPHNITIFGQSAGSMSVSALCLSPLAKGLFHKAIGQSGTILGNYALFPRAGGSLTEAEATGLRFEEELLGINKINPLEELRNIPAERIVEKTGYPQVGSNDDYQFAPIFDNYMLPSEPRLALEKGAFNKVAILFGTNNDEGTAFYSPMTADEYSEWIYTHLHRAAPTAFLFFPTPRDEETFLFWPSLAGFTFFGEPTQTFVYEYGKRNLPAYLYLFDHTPSPFLNTKKEHYGAMHGAEIPYVFGHISKEEGYKDIDIKMSQKMMEYWIRFAENGDPNRMGTLFWPKVDANMTRKDLPYMVISSSPHITRGILAQLAEALHNER, from the coding sequence ATGCATTTCAAAAAATATGTACGATTTTTAGCACTTCGCAGTTTATATTTTACCGCTTTTTGTCTCATTATTTCTGCTGGAGTTTTGCTCCCTTATATGGTGCTGTCCTCTCCTGCCTTTTGCGCAGTCGAACCTACTGTTACGCCTCTTCCCATGGTGCACGTTGAGGAGGGGCTTCTTGCCGGCTTTGAAGAGGATGACGTTATAAAATTTTTAGGCGTTCCCTATGCTCAGCCTCCGGTAGATGATCTGCGCTGGAAACCGCCCCAGCCTCTTCTCACCTGGGATGGTCTTAAGTATGCTCAAAAGTTTGCTCCAAGCTGCCCTCAACCCCTTCTATACAATGAACCGACAAGTGAAGATTGCCTCTACTTAAATATATGGACTCCTTCCCTTGACGGGTCGTTGCCTGTTATGGTCTGGATTCATGGTGGTTTTTTCTCGCGCGGTTCTGGCTCACTCTTCAGTTTTGATGGAACGACCTTTGCCCAAACGAAAAGAGTTCTCCTCATTACAATCAACTATAGATTGGGAGCTTTCGGTTTTCTTGCTCATCCGGCACTTTCCAGCGAAAGCGCTCTTCACACCAGCGGGAATTACGGACTTCTCGACCAAGTAGCAGCACTACAGTGGATTCAGAAGAACATTCGCCAATTCGGAGGGGATCCTCATAATATAACTATCTTCGGACAATCGGCTGGCAGTATGAGCGTCTCGGCGCTCTGCCTCTCCCCTCTCGCCAAAGGTCTTTTCCATAAAGCCATTGGTCAGAGCGGAACAATTCTCGGCAACTACGCTCTCTTTCCCCGGGCTGGCGGTTCCTTGACAGAAGCGGAAGCGACTGGGCTTCGTTTTGAAGAGGAGCTGCTAGGAATCAACAAAATCAACCCCCTTGAAGAACTGCGGAACATTCCGGCAGAGAGAATTGTAGAAAAGACAGGATATCCTCAGGTGGGAAGCAACGACGACTATCAATTCGCCCCTATCTTCGATAACTATATGCTGCCCTCAGAACCGCGCCTTGCTCTGGAAAAGGGCGCCTTCAATAAAGTCGCCATACTTTTCGGCACAAATAATGACGAGGGAACAGCCTTCTACTCCCCCATGACAGCAGATGAATATTCTGAATGGATATACACTCACCTTCACCGCGCCGCTCCAACAGCCTTTCTTTTCTTTCCGACACCTCGCGATGAAGAGACTTTCCTCTTCTGGCCCTCCCTAGCCGGCTTCACCTTCTTCGGCGAGCCGACTCAAACCTTCGTCTACGAATATGGAAAAAGGAATCTGCCTGCCTATCTCTACCTTTTCGATCACACCCCTTCTCCCTTTCTGAACACCAAGAAAGAACATTACGGGGCAATGCATGGAGCAGAAATTCCCTACGTGTTCGGACACATTTCAAAGGAAGAAGGCTACAAGGATATTGATATAAAGATGTCGCAAAAAATGATGGAATACTGGATTCGTTTCGCAGAAAACGGAGATCCCAACAGAATGGGAACCCTCTTCTGGCCGAAAGTGGACGCCAATATGACAAGAAAAGACCTTCCATATATGGTTATTTCTTCATCCCCACACATTACGAGAGGGATTCTTGCTCAACTTGCCGAAGCACTGCACAATGAGAGATAA
- a CDS encoding zinc ribbon domain-containing protein encodes MKKFCQSCGMPLDDSSLLGTEKDGSPTHDYCIYCYKEGAFEEPDITMEEMIEVCVPYMVEQGFDEEKARKMLAEFLPTLNRWVNRDE; translated from the coding sequence ATGAAAAAGTTTTGTCAAAGTTGCGGAATGCCCCTTGACGACTCTTCCCTTCTCGGTACTGAAAAAGACGGAAGCCCTACTCACGACTATTGTATCTATTGTTATAAAGAAGGTGCCTTTGAAGAGCCAGATATAACTATGGAAGAAATGATAGAAGTATGTGTTCCCTATATGGTAGAGCAGGGATTTGACGAAGAAAAAGCGCGAAAAATGTTGGCCGAGTTTTTACCGACTCTCAATAGATGGGTCAACAGAGACGAATAG
- the ribB gene encoding 3,4-dihydroxy-2-butanone-4-phosphate synthase gives MNNALLNAFGSPLTRVEKGLESLRAGSGILVTDNEERENEGDLIFAAQTLTVPQMAMLIRECSGIVCLCLTPEKIESLELAPMVEHNSSRFKTAFTVSIEAAEGVTTGVSAADRVKTIQTAIARDAKPHHLNKPGHVFPLQARKGGVLERDGHTEASVDMTRLAGVDPYGVLCELTNPDGTMARLPEIVDFAKKHAFPVVTVADIITYRQHYNL, from the coding sequence ATGAATAATGCATTGCTCAATGCCTTTGGTTCGCCTTTGACGCGGGTTGAAAAGGGGCTTGAATCTCTTCGGGCTGGAAGTGGCATTCTCGTAACCGACAACGAAGAGAGGGAGAATGAGGGGGATCTTATCTTTGCCGCTCAGACTCTTACCGTTCCGCAGATGGCCATGCTCATACGAGAATGCAGCGGGATAGTCTGTCTTTGCCTGACACCAGAAAAAATAGAATCACTGGAGCTTGCGCCTATGGTAGAACACAACTCAAGTCGTTTCAAAACGGCTTTTACAGTCTCTATTGAAGCTGCGGAAGGCGTTACAACAGGCGTGTCTGCCGCAGACCGTGTAAAAACTATACAGACAGCTATAGCTCGTGACGCGAAACCCCATCATCTTAATAAGCCTGGACATGTCTTCCCCTTGCAGGCCAGAAAAGGCGGCGTACTAGAGCGAGACGGCCATACAGAAGCTTCTGTAGATATGACTCGACTCGCAGGGGTAGACCCTTACGGAGTTCTTTGTGAACTTACAAATCCAGACGGGACAATGGCCCGTCTGCCCGAAATTGTTGATTTTGCTAAAAAACACGCATTCCCAGTCGTTACGGTAGCTGATATCATCACGTATCGACAACACTATAATCTCTAA
- a CDS encoding nitroreductase family protein — translation MNKIIQAIKERRSIRKYKKEQIDDNELLAILEAATFAPSGHNDQPWHFLVIQNRRIIDDLSRRTRTIMSRKDDERIAEIGRNPDYHLFFHAPTVIIVSGKEDGMVSDSHLVPFADCCAAIENMLLAAHSLNVASCWIGFIRYLFQKEDICGELPIPSGYKPYYAVALGYSDMTSAPKPTPRKPQVVARVY, via the coding sequence TTGAATAAAATTATTCAAGCAATAAAAGAACGACGCAGCATTCGAAAATATAAAAAAGAGCAGATAGATGATAATGAACTTCTTGCCATACTCGAAGCGGCGACATTCGCCCCCAGCGGACACAACGACCAGCCGTGGCACTTCTTGGTTATTCAGAATAGACGTATTATAGATGATTTAAGTCGGCGCACACGTACAATTATGAGCAGAAAGGATGATGAACGAATAGCCGAAATAGGAAGGAATCCTGATTATCATCTTTTTTTTCATGCTCCCACTGTAATTATTGTTTCCGGCAAAGAAGATGGAATGGTTTCCGACTCTCATCTCGTGCCTTTTGCCGACTGTTGCGCAGCTATAGAGAACATGCTTCTGGCAGCCCACAGTCTGAACGTGGCCTCTTGCTGGATCGGTTTTATACGCTACCTTTTTCAAAAGGAAGATATATGCGGGGAACTTCCCATTCCCTCTGGATATAAACCCTACTATGCTGTCGCCCTCGGCTACTCAGACATGACTTCAGCTCCCAAACCAACTCCACGAAAGCCTCAGGTTGTTGCACGTGTCTATTGA
- a CDS encoding hemolysin family protein: MADSSIILFALFFIFMFILSAFFSASETAYSSVNKIRLKRFAEEGRKGSNKALDLAKDFNKTISAILIGGNIVDIVMTSAAAGTLSVLFGPMGAVYATLLMTVLIILFGEILPKAFVKDKAENFALGASGLVHFFVSLLSPVTWLTTNLSQILRGKDRTDVLPSVTHDELLSIVETMGEEGVLPETEKELIGNAVNFSEIEVCEIQTPRVDLFALNVNEPIENVKNLLLKNHYSRVPIYEGTFDNIVGILNEKDFLNHFIHDDNVEIRSIMTPPLLIAGSATLMDGLKMLQKNKAHLAVVLDEYGGTSGIITLEDILEELVGEIYDEHDDFKEYCTQVEENTYLASGDAYLEELFEKFLRMPYTPGSESSTLSGWLFEQFKTLPAVGASLEWGPLRFEVVKITGQRIQKVRIIRDPDYVFDENGETDNVLML, from the coding sequence GTGGCTGATAGTTCAATTATACTGTTTGCCTTGTTCTTCATCTTTATGTTTATACTTTCAGCTTTCTTCTCTGCAAGCGAGACGGCTTATTCCAGTGTTAACAAAATACGCCTGAAACGTTTTGCCGAAGAAGGACGCAAAGGGTCTAATAAGGCACTCGATCTGGCAAAGGATTTCAATAAGACGATTTCCGCTATATTAATAGGTGGGAATATCGTTGATATTGTCATGACCTCCGCCGCCGCAGGAACGCTCTCTGTTCTCTTTGGCCCCATGGGAGCCGTGTACGCAACCCTTCTGATGACTGTTTTGATCATATTGTTTGGAGAGATACTCCCTAAAGCTTTTGTGAAGGATAAGGCCGAAAACTTTGCCCTTGGCGCTTCTGGGCTTGTTCACTTTTTTGTCTCCCTGCTTTCTCCCGTTACATGGCTTACTACAAATCTATCCCAGATCCTTCGTGGAAAAGATCGAACGGATGTTTTGCCCAGTGTTACACACGATGAGCTTTTGAGCATAGTTGAGACTATGGGGGAAGAGGGCGTGCTTCCTGAGACTGAGAAGGAGCTTATAGGGAATGCCGTGAATTTTTCCGAAATAGAAGTGTGCGAAATTCAGACGCCCAGAGTGGATTTATTTGCCCTGAACGTGAACGAACCTATTGAAAACGTAAAGAATCTGCTCTTAAAGAACCATTATTCCCGTGTGCCTATTTATGAGGGAACCTTCGATAATATTGTAGGAATCCTCAACGAGAAAGATTTTCTGAACCATTTTATACATGATGACAACGTGGAAATTCGCTCGATTATGACGCCGCCACTTTTGATAGCTGGAAGTGCCACCCTGATGGATGGCCTGAAAATGCTGCAAAAGAATAAGGCCCACCTTGCCGTTGTTCTTGACGAGTATGGCGGAACGTCGGGAATCATTACTCTCGAAGATATTCTTGAAGAGCTGGTAGGGGAAATATACGATGAGCACGATGACTTTAAAGAGTACTGTACTCAGGTTGAGGAAAACACGTACCTTGCGAGCGGAGACGCCTATCTGGAAGAACTCTTTGAAAAATTTTTAAGAATGCCCTATACGCCGGGAAGTGAGTCGAGCACGTTGAGCGGCTGGCTTTTCGAGCAGTTTAAAACGTTGCCTGCCGTTGGCGCCTCTCTTGAGTGGGGGCCCTTGCGCTTCGAAGTTGTCAAAATAACGGGGCAGCGAATACAGAAGGTGCGAATTATTCGCGACCCCGACTATGTCTTCGACGAAAATGGAGAGACAGATAACGTCTTAATGCTGTAG
- a CDS encoding copper resistance protein NlpE N-terminal domain-containing protein yields MMNKIKRTVIVLTCIILTLIISSGAYVTASIKAATTNASDNLEAPAEKTSDAYFKAEAQKLLHLPGQYDGVLPAADCPGIRYALFLRPDNIYQLEMTYLEAEEGKDKTFASLGRWELVPSKKMIILHESPKDKMYFAIDSNDKITLVDREGKRAESDLNFSLSHTKEPYVLKTPLQMEGTFSYMADAALFTHTFTGATFPVAMEKDYVTLEEQYLSLEPQAGEPLPVVIEGHIEKRAAMEGDSTEDALIVDRFVGMGSDETEEAEESEKQEETTSGKDVSVQEKVTLEDKDWMLVRLGDKQIERAENNDGISLHFNSAEKRVHGYGGCNNYFGAYRLDESGSRLLFEQLASTKKYCPDTIDLEEQYFKMLSHVTAFEIVGNTLYLYDYKEEIIAIFERKAQQ; encoded by the coding sequence ATGATGAACAAAATAAAAAGAACTGTAATTGTATTAACTTGCATTATCCTTACATTGATTATTTCCAGCGGCGCCTATGTAACCGCTTCAATAAAAGCCGCTACAACAAATGCCTCTGATAACCTAGAAGCTCCGGCGGAAAAAACATCAGACGCCTATTTCAAGGCCGAAGCTCAAAAACTTTTGCATCTCCCAGGCCAGTATGATGGGGTTCTTCCTGCGGCAGACTGCCCCGGCATTCGGTATGCTCTTTTTCTTCGCCCCGATAACATCTACCAACTAGAGATGACATATCTAGAAGCCGAAGAGGGCAAAGACAAGACTTTTGCCTCTTTAGGGCGATGGGAGCTCGTTCCTTCTAAGAAGATGATTATTTTACACGAGTCCCCAAAAGACAAAATGTATTTTGCTATAGATAGCAATGACAAAATTACACTCGTTGATCGTGAAGGGAAACGTGCAGAATCTGACCTTAACTTCTCTCTTTCACATACAAAAGAACCATATGTGCTGAAAACCCCCCTTCAAATGGAGGGTACTTTCTCATATATGGCTGACGCGGCCCTCTTTACCCACACCTTTACCGGAGCAACCTTTCCTGTCGCCATGGAAAAGGACTATGTCACTCTGGAAGAGCAATATCTCTCTCTTGAGCCTCAAGCGGGAGAACCTCTCCCTGTCGTTATAGAGGGACATATAGAAAAAAGAGCAGCCATGGAGGGAGATTCTACAGAAGATGCTCTTATAGTAGACCGCTTCGTTGGCATGGGAAGTGATGAAACAGAGGAAGCTGAAGAGAGTGAAAAGCAAGAAGAAACAACCTCTGGAAAAGACGTATCAGTACAAGAAAAAGTCACTCTTGAAGATAAGGATTGGATGCTTGTGAGGTTGGGCGACAAACAAATAGAACGAGCCGAAAACAACGATGGAATATCCTTGCATTTTAATAGTGCGGAAAAGAGAGTTCACGGGTACGGAGGATGTAACAATTATTTCGGTGCCTACCGTCTTGATGAGTCTGGGTCGCGTCTTCTCTTCGAGCAGCTTGCGTCGACAAAAAAATATTGCCCTGATACCATCGATCTAGAAGAACAGTACTTCAAAATGCTCTCTCATGTAACAGCATTTGAAATTGTGGGCAACACTCTCTATTTATATGACTACAAAGAGGAAATTATCGCCATTTTCGAGAGAAAGGCACAGCAGTAA
- a CDS encoding potassium/proton antiporter, producing the protein MTELPLVFLVTSVLLLLSIFSSKLAEKFGFPALLMFLVIGMLAGSDGPGGIHFDNAATANMVGTVALAFILFAGGLDTQVDNIRPVLGRGITMATLGVALSALFMGLFVHYVLGFSLQDGFLLGSIVSSTDAAAVFAVLRSRRVSLKGNLRTLLELESGSNDPMAIFLTLAVLQVIQQGSVGWGKLVPLFIIQISMGAAGGWFLGKVSARLINRIRLDYAGLYPVLGTSIVLLTYGLVEKIGGNGFLAVYVCGLVLGNSDFIYKRSLLRFHDSIGWLMQIIMFLVLGLLVFPSHLVGVVWEGLLCAGFLMFIARPVAILLTLIGSSFSLRERLLASWAGLRGAVPIVLATFPLLMGHPRSNEIFNVVFFIVLTSVLFQGKTLMPLARFLKVDKPLLSRPRYPLEFDKTENDVRNETRELDILPGTFSVGKTIGQLSLPSDALILLVRREKNFLVPRGQLTLEPYDTLLVLGEPDALQKVRDIINRKEEPAE; encoded by the coding sequence ATGACTGAACTACCGCTTGTCTTTCTCGTTACTTCCGTTCTTCTTCTATTGAGCATTTTTTCCAGCAAATTGGCGGAAAAATTTGGTTTTCCCGCTCTTCTTATGTTCCTCGTTATAGGTATGTTGGCGGGATCTGACGGCCCTGGAGGAATCCATTTTGATAATGCCGCTACTGCCAATATGGTTGGTACGGTTGCCTTGGCTTTCATCCTTTTTGCCGGAGGTCTCGATACTCAAGTAGATAATATCCGACCGGTTTTAGGTCGTGGAATAACGATGGCTACACTAGGGGTTGCCTTGTCCGCTCTTTTCATGGGACTTTTTGTTCACTACGTTCTCGGATTTTCGCTGCAAGATGGCTTTCTTCTGGGATCTATCGTATCGTCTACTGACGCTGCTGCCGTCTTTGCCGTTCTCAGATCGCGCAGAGTAAGCCTTAAAGGCAATTTGCGCACACTCCTTGAGCTTGAATCTGGGAGTAACGACCCCATGGCGATCTTCTTGACATTGGCTGTTCTTCAGGTTATTCAGCAGGGATCTGTAGGATGGGGTAAACTTGTTCCCTTATTTATTATCCAGATATCCATGGGAGCTGCTGGAGGCTGGTTTCTCGGTAAGGTATCTGCGAGGCTCATAAACAGAATAAGGCTTGATTATGCCGGTTTGTATCCTGTGCTTGGAACAAGTATTGTTCTTTTAACCTACGGGCTTGTAGAGAAGATTGGCGGAAACGGTTTTTTAGCCGTCTATGTTTGTGGACTCGTTTTGGGGAACAGCGATTTTATCTACAAACGCAGCCTTCTTCGTTTTCACGATAGTATAGGCTGGCTCATGCAGATCATCATGTTTTTGGTTCTGGGGCTCCTTGTCTTTCCTTCCCATCTTGTGGGCGTTGTCTGGGAAGGCCTTCTATGCGCGGGGTTCCTTATGTTCATTGCCCGTCCGGTGGCTATTCTGCTGACTTTAATAGGAAGTTCCTTTTCTTTAAGAGAGAGGCTCCTCGCGTCATGGGCGGGGTTGCGCGGGGCCGTTCCCATTGTTTTGGCTACATTCCCTCTGCTTATGGGGCACCCACGTTCCAATGAAATTTTCAACGTCGTTTTCTTTATTGTGCTCACGTCAGTACTTTTTCAGGGGAAGACCCTCATGCCGTTGGCGCGGTTCCTGAAGGTGGATAAGCCCCTTCTATCTCGTCCGAGATATCCTCTTGAGTTCGATAAGACAGAGAACGATGTGCGAAATGAAACGCGGGAATTAGATATTTTACCGGGGACCTTTTCAGTGGGAAAAACGATCGGTCAGCTTTCTCTTCCGTCTGATGCCCTTATATTGTTGGTGAGGCGAGAGAAAAACTTTCTTGTTCCACGTGGACAGTTGACCCTCGAACCGTACGATACCCTTCTTGTGTTGGGCGAACCAGATGCGTTGCAAAAAGTGAGAGATATTATAAATAGAAAAGAAGAGCCAGCGGAATAG
- a CDS encoding TrkH family potassium uptake protein: MKFRLVARVLALLSSMISIFMLWPLSWAIMDGSTDAKAFVMSIAVGFMVALLLYGWGKRGNFQDLGIREAFAVVTLSWVTASIIGALPYFFHGTAPTFTDAFFEAMSGFTTTGASILTNIEAQPRGILFWRDLTHWLGGMGIIVLSLAILPFVGVGGMELYKAEVPGPIPEKMTPRIQQTALLLWGVYVFLSALQTVLLLFGGMDLFDSLTHTFGTMATGGFSPKNTSVAHYNSAYIDWVITIFMFLAGCNFALHYHFLKGKWNAWWKDGEFRVYFFISLGCTVAITALLLIKDIYSNVFDALRYAAFQVVSIITTTGFVTADYELWPVFTQLLLLILMFIGGCAGSTGGGIKNLRIMVLVRHAYAELFRLLHPKAIVHTKVAGRTISKEIVGSITAFFLLYIGIFTLASLVMTALGLDIVSAISSVAATLGNIGPGLALVGPTKNYALIPNIGKWVLSFCMLLGRLELYTVLILFVPATWKR, translated from the coding sequence TTCTCGCCCTTCTGTCTTCCATGATCTCTATCTTCATGCTCTGGCCCCTCTCATGGGCCATTATGGACGGAAGCACTGATGCAAAAGCCTTTGTAATGTCTATTGCTGTCGGTTTCATGGTTGCCCTGCTTCTCTACGGTTGGGGAAAACGTGGAAATTTTCAAGATCTCGGCATACGTGAAGCCTTCGCTGTCGTCACCCTATCGTGGGTAACCGCTTCTATCATAGGGGCACTGCCCTACTTTTTTCATGGAACAGCACCCACATTTACCGATGCATTTTTTGAGGCCATGTCTGGCTTTACAACAACTGGAGCCTCCATACTAACGAACATAGAAGCCCAACCTCGCGGAATCCTCTTCTGGCGAGACCTGACACACTGGCTTGGAGGCATGGGAATTATCGTCCTCAGCCTGGCTATTCTACCCTTCGTCGGTGTTGGAGGAATGGAACTCTACAAAGCGGAGGTCCCCGGGCCCATTCCAGAAAAAATGACACCTCGAATTCAACAGACTGCTCTGCTCCTGTGGGGAGTATACGTTTTCCTCTCGGCGTTGCAGACTGTTCTGCTTCTATTCGGAGGAATGGATCTTTTCGATTCTCTGACCCATACTTTCGGGACAATGGCTACTGGTGGATTTTCACCAAAGAACACGAGTGTTGCCCATTACAATAGCGCCTATATCGACTGGGTTATTACAATCTTCATGTTTCTCGCCGGATGCAACTTCGCCCTGCACTACCATTTTTTAAAGGGAAAGTGGAACGCCTGGTGGAAAGATGGAGAATTTCGTGTCTACTTCTTTATCAGCCTCGGCTGTACAGTAGCTATTACGGCGTTACTTTTGATAAAAGATATTTACAGCAACGTCTTCGACGCATTGCGTTATGCAGCCTTTCAGGTTGTAAGTATTATCACCACTACAGGTTTTGTCACCGCGGATTATGAGCTGTGGCCAGTATTTACTCAGCTTCTGCTTCTCATCCTCATGTTTATCGGCGGCTGTGCTGGCTCTACAGGCGGCGGCATTAAAAATCTTCGCATTATGGTTCTGGTACGTCACGCCTATGCAGAACTTTTCCGTCTGCTTCACCCAAAAGCCATAGTTCATACTAAAGTGGCAGGAAGAACGATTTCCAAAGAGATCGTCGGCTCGATAACCGCTTTTTTCCTTCTCTATATAGGGATCTTCACTCTGGCAAGTCTTGTTATGACCGCATTGGGGCTTGACATTGTTTCTGCCATCTCAAGTGTGGCAGCGACTCTAGGTAATATCGGCCCCGGTCTTGCGCTGGTTGGTCCTACAAAAAATTACGCTCTTATCCCAAATATTGGGAAATGGGTTCTTTCTTTCTGCATGCTTCTTGGGCGACTTGAACTCTACACAGTTCTGATCCTTTTTGTTCCTGCAACGTGGAAACGATAA